CTACAATTTTGAGGTCaaaacatttattttatttaaccTTGAAGATCAAGATGATTGTTAGCATGGTACCTGGCAGTTCCCAAGGTTCACACTTGTAGAGATCGACTTCAGGGATGATCTCAAGCTCAATTTTTCTGccattgatttttcttttgagaTAGTAAGCCACAAGTTCCTCATCAGTGGGATGAAACCGAAAGCCCGGTGGCAATGAAACAGGTGCCATCTGCTCTAAATTTAACTTCTTGTAATTTCTAAATTCGGAAACTCCCAGAAAAACAATAACCAACTATACCAGCTTTTGATCACCTACAGAAAAACACTTGGAAAAATCAGTGATCACAAATTGAAGCAAAGACAATTGTGATACAAGACAAAAGCAAAACATTAGAAGATCAGCATGCTtcgagaaaaagaaagaaagagggaaagGGAGAGAGACCTGAGAATTAAGAAGATCCCAAGAAGAGAGAAGGGGCACAGAAGAAAGAGCAAACGATGGAGACAggaaaaaaagagggaagaagGGGTTGTGAAGTTGGGACCTGAGGGGGTTTTTGACAAGAGGACAAAAAGAGAAGGAACTCAAAAAGCAAAATGAGAGGGGGAGGCTGCCACTCCTAGGAACTCACTTTTGCCTTTAAAATTGTTTTTTCACATCAAATGATGCTTTAATAATCTTTCTTCTCAAGCTCCTCCAAAGCCCATATACCAGCAGTACATGCAAATCTCTCCTTCATACCTGCAGATATATGTCGTAGTTATATACACGTCCTTCTATATATCTCTGTGTCTGTGGAAATTATCCCATGCTTCAAAGTTGTGCTTTCTTGGAATCTGAGCTTGCCTCGTCCACGTGGTAATAGGCTATTTGATGCATTTCCGACCCGTGTCTACGTCCTATGTTCGTTGGTTGGGGAAGGATCTTACGTTAACCAACTATACAAACTGAGCGGCTTTCTTAACTGCAATCTCCAAAGAATGTTCCTTTCACATGGACTTCTAATCATTTGCTCCTTGTCCTCCCTCGCTGATCATCTGTCAATAATTATATAATCCGCCAATCTCCATGCTAATTATTATTTACTGGTAGTTGCTTTCTGGGGATTAGCTAGGAACCACTACTTGATCAAATCCCATGAACGATTTTTAAAATAAGGAAATTGGAATGGCAAGTATGTTGTAAAAATGTACAAGTAATGTTCATTAATAAACAAAGAAATTGTGCttcaaaaaaacaaagaaattgcatAGAGAACCATCCCTTGAAGATTGAAGTTGACGTTATGTGAATTCCCCTTAATTTAATCTGGAGACTGCACCTAGAACTTgatctatttttcttttattcgtGTTCTCTCAAAATACTAGGAAACGGGTTTTTAATAGTTCtatttagccaaatattataaACTGTACAACAATAATCACACCTTTACAGCACCTGCCTGTGTCCCTTATTCATCTTGTTTAATGATAGTAGTATGAGTCTCGCTGCTAATAATCTTTTATTGGTCATCAATTTGTAAGAACTAATATACGTTGCTGAAAGATATGCTAACAATCTCTGGGAAGAAGATAACCTTCTAATTAAACTCTTCTTCCTCATGAAAAACACATACATTACAGTGTGCTTGAGCCTCCTGTCCAGTAGTACGTAAAATAGGTTTGTTTCCTGTTCCTTGGAGGCAGCTCGATCGTGCTTATGATAAGCAGATCAATTAGAGGGCATTGGGTGGGTGGATGGATCGGATCATCATGTGCAGCTCTTCGTTCTTTGCAATTTGCATATTCAAAAGTGCAAAGAAGAACAATCACAAATTCCTCGTAGAGATGAAGGCTCAATCACTAATTCTGATGGGGCCTACTTTTTTCCACGTGATTGAAAAAGTTCTTGTGTGGCGGTAGGCCAGGATCCCTTGATGCAGTCTTCTATTCGCTTCTTCTCCTGCTCGGTGCTCTCGTATATATCATATCCTATTCCTGGGTTATTCTGCTGCCTCTCTCGCATacttttccttttcatcaaTCTATCTTTTGgtgcttttccccttttatgGGTTAATGTTTTCTTCTCAATTCATACAGCGCATTAAACAATACTACATTTTATAGCTTCAAGTATAATGTTCGTTGCTATAGCCTATAGTATAATGTTCGTTGCTATAGTACAAGCTTCTTCTGCTATGTACGTAGGATGGCATTAATTTATATATAGTAGGCTCTTCATCATTTCAATGATAGCAATTGGATGTAAAGCTGCATATGCGCTCGCGCGCgcacatttatatatatatatatatatatatatagtagaaTTAACTTGGACAACCTAACCAGTTAGTATTCGACTTAACTTCTATATAAAAAACCATGCATgctgtttttattacttttaaattttgaaatgccTCAATTCTAGTAATCAGGGGATAATTACAAGTTTACGACTTATGACATCTAATTAAAAGTAGATGAATTAAATATAGGTATTAGTAATTGAACCAAATTCTACGAATGTGGTTAGAAAAACGGAGTGGATTGTTTGTTTCGCTCGCTAGCTAAACTAATAATGTTCGACATCCATGATTGTACCTTCCTCTTGCATTTAATTATTAGTGTAACTCTAGCATTAATTTAATTTCTGGACAATATTATACCATTTGAAAGGATTCTCACTTTGAGATGCCCAGAAAAGCAGAAAaagtttttttgaaaaaaaaaattgagggcTTTCACTTGAATTTAGGAAAAGGTTGTTTGAACGCATATAAAGAAAGATACAAGTAGTACAATCATGGCATCGTTATAACATGAATTAAATTAATGATTTATTTTCTAAGCAGAAGCACTTGCCGAAAGAGGGCATCTCTTACTTCTTCTTTGGTCTGAATGTGCGCAAACGTTTGCTACATGATTCTACAAcccaaaagaggaaaaggaaaagcacAATAAAGTGACTTCTTGTTTCACCCGACAACAGTAATCATCGATATATACGGTCTCTTTTCCTCGGTTGAATACAGTATCAAAGGTAGCAGTATCTTCTTTTGAACTGTTATGTCCACACTGATAGGCTGATAGCTAGTTAGTGTGTgagtatgtgtgtgtatatatatatatatatatatatatatatatatatatatcggtgtgtgtgtgtgtgtgtgtgtgtaactTTTAAAATTGCAGGATGTTCATCATAATGCTACTAGAATACTCTTTTGTATAATACTCAGATTAGTTGCATGTCATCATCTGTGACTACAATACTACAATCAAACGTTCAATGTTTCTTGTGTGTCAAGATAGACGGCATAAACTAACCGATCATTGGGTGACATAATTTCTTACTTATCGAGCAATCATTAGGAGGTCTTTATTGACTGTTTGAGGATGTTAAACGTCAATTTCTTCTACTTGAAAGAATGGATTCAgcaatttttatttgttttgtttacTTATAGCGGATAAAGAAACAAATTGTATGGATGGCGTGGTCTTCTGTGCCTCTATTTCACGCCTTTTGATGAGAGGTCCTTGTTTCTTTGTAATCGTGCCTGTACTTCGCTCGTTTTCTCGTTGTTCTgttttttagcttttttttttttctttggatttCTTTTGGGTAAAAGCTCCATTCAAATGGATGGCAGGAATAGGATAGGAGGCCTAGGGACAATTCCAAAATATCGGAGCTCAATCTGTTTGTGGAAGTTGGTCAATTAGGTCGCTTgattttagtttatttcttCATATATTTTAGCTTATTAAGTTGTTGTGATCAACAAGGCTACAAGAGACATTATAATGTGTTACAATTGTGTACATTTTTCATTTCTTAAAATCATCTGGACATACATGTACAGGAAAAAAATTGAGTATTTTTAGATTTGTTTattgtttttaaattatttatttcatcatactAGAAAATATTACCATACTCCAGTTATCCAAATTACTGTCAAAGGATTTAATGCAAATGTTAGAGAAGGCCCTACacatgaaaaagaacaaaagaagaaaaaaaaagttagtgCCAAATTAAGCAATTATGAGGAAAAATAAACTCTAAAACGAGCAATAATTCACACAATCGTAGTCCCTATTAGGCAATTGTATCCTTTTTATTTCTTAGTATTTTCTGGACCATTTCTTGGAATGTTGAGCACAATGAAAAGTCAAATAGTACATCAAGCTCAGAAGGTATTACATACTCTATACGTGACATGCTACATGATGTATTAATACAAATCACTGATCACGTAAATGGACAATGAATGATCCACCATTATTATTTGAtactaatttattttttctttttgggctTGATACTAATTTATTAGTATTATAATACTAAGTAAGTTTTCCATTATGTCCTTTAATATCTTTTGTCCTCACTATTTAAGACAAAAGATAGGCAGAgatgccaattttttttttgtagccAGTTTTAGCTGGCATCACCAACATAAATGATATCTAATGCaagaaaaaacagaaaagaaagtcAAAATTTAATCAGAAGTTCCTCGACAAGAGAAGTTGTAAGCTAACTTCTACGACAACATTTCTACAAGTAAAACTCGTAGTATTTCATACTTTCCGCATCAGAAGTTCCATCCATCgtcaatgttttgaaaatcggatcAGACCGGTCGGTTTGATAGGTTGAACTGTGAATCCACCATGACATCGGTCCGATTCTATACTAAAGTTGAAAGTATCAAATAACTAGTCAAACTCGTCAAAACTGATAAATCCATGAATTGAACTTGAAACCTTTGCTATTGAAGTCCGATGCAATAACCACTGCACTATCACATTCAATTAGTCTCTTTTGATAACACATTTATATGAAACAAACAtttatctttcatttctcaattTTCCCTACAAAATATCATCTTCTCATGATTctttttttctagttttcaactctctctcttctcttttcttttgttaacccCTTTTTAATCCAAcctcttttgttttaatttattgatgttttcttccatcttttgttttcttctatcttttaattttgattttgtctattaaattaaaaaaagaattgtttttctttaattctaaagactaattattaaatgacacaaccactcacttcatctcattttttgtttcttatcaagtttgcatctCTATTTTCGATTCTCCCGACTTTTTCCAAACTCCAAACTTCATTTTTTTAAGTTGCAATTTCTAAATCCAAAAAACGcgaattaaaatttaaactcacaATGTCTAATTCCCATAGatgtgaattttgtataatttcaagatattgtgatatttttgggttggatttaagattatttttttggtagatataattgaaattgagataaaatttatttgttttaacttataatttaaattttttattttttaaaaatccaagttctttgaaaatattaaacttttcatcatataaagttttaaattagtccattgtATGCCTTATGTTGTGCATATATATaagttatttttaaaaaaatttattaaatcagGATTGAACCGATCCGACCAGTTGAACCTTGACCCGAACATCTCACCAGTCATCAGTTCAATTAACTGTACGAGTTTTAAACATTATTGTCTATCGTAGGTTGAACTATCACAAGAAAGACACAGAGGCCCACTGCCCACAGACAGATTTTGAGGATTTGGCTTAGTTTGCGTCTACTCTTACATGAGTAGAAAGGTTTGATTCACTGATCTGTGGGTATCTTTTACACGTCAATTCAAGGTACAAGTGAAGTAAAGCTCCATCAAGTTTTACTCAAAAGTATTCAAGCCGTCATGAACTTTGAACCTTGTTCTGCTCCTATTTCACTTTCTTAATTCTCAATCAGTGCTGAGATGGTAAAAGTAGGTCGTGGTCCAATGTTGGACAAAGACACTAACTTTATTGGCCGTAATTCCACGAGCTTGTCTTTAAAACAACTAAATAACATTAATTTGTTTgtgtagtaaaaaaaaaaaaaaagaagttagaATAAATCTTTTATGCATGGATGATGGTATATACATTTACAGGTCTAGATGTACGTTGGACGTgcaaattttgttgtttaagtatttaaacatcaaattttatatGTGTAGCATGTATTTAAGATCCGTAAATATATACACTGACAAATAGTAGTATAGAAAGGATTAATCTAAAAAGTGAATTATAGTATGCATTCTAGATTATCACCTATAAAAAACTACCAATCTTGACTCTTTCAGTACCTTGTAAGCGTGTACTACTACTCTACGgttatttttaaaactattttttagTGAAAAGATTTCAGAACTCCCAATTTGCATTTGCTTGCGGACGCAATACTTTAATACATTCAAGAATGTCCAAATACACCTTCATTACCACTACAACATGTTAGATTGGATGGGCGATCATTTAGAATGGAAGAATCCTGATTTACATTTCCTTTTAGATAAATCCCTCATTAATGTCGAATGAACAATGTAAAAATTCAACTGgttttcttctaataattttttagaatgattttgaaatgaaaagtatACTGAGATGGGCAAATTACAAAAAGAATCTTTATTACTTTCCAAAAGCATTCTTCTGGTCAGGATCAAGCATGGCAcaagatcttttttttttttttttggctacgAACCCAGATGGTAAACAAAATTCATAGAGTAACACGAATACGTAAAATTGGCGAAAATCAACTGAATAAAATTGCCTGGGGTAAGAAAAGTTATCTTAATGTATACAAATTTAAAATAGCATTAATGTTCATTATCCTATCCCACACTTTTCGTACATGTTTCAGAAAGACCTGCCTATCAAACACAGTCACAGATTAATAGATTGGGCAGCAGGACATTGAAAGGATACACAATTGTCAGACTCGGGTGGCAAAGAATCCCTCCAGAAACAAAAGTAAGTTTCAAAACCCACCATCAAGAGTAAACTGTGAGAATCAAATTGATACAAAAGATGACAACATGGATGAAAAACTTTTGTGGCAGCAAAAGCCAGAAGACAAAATTTTCAGGCAAATGTAATTACTAATAGCCTTTCGCATTTGGTAACATGAAAAAGCTATTTGAACGATGCATCACTAAGAGTAGAAGATGCTGCGAAGCCAAAGGAAACCTCATAACACCATCATACCTtgatttgaacttgtatattccTCAATCTCAAATTTTTGATACACTAACAGTTGATTCTCATCCCACCATCTTTCTGCCTCTCTCTCGGTGAACTTTTTCCGACTGCAAAATCCCATGCCAATAAAAATAAGAGCTGGCACATATTATACCTATCGTAATCAAGACAAACTAAACAAATTAAGGTATTCATAATCTTATATTAGCTGCTCAAAGTTCACTCCTCTCTTGTTCTGGATCAAGGTTATCGGAGTGAACGCAGAATGCTACCCAGAATTCATGATGAGAAGCTGACCTGAATGGTAGTGGTGATgcaatttaatatattttttttaatttatgctCCTATAATATGCAAACTATCTCTATGCTCCAAAGCTGTTTTGACAGCAAATCTTGCATGCATAACCATAAAGTTTTACCGCCAAGAAGAAATGGTTACCTGAATCTAACTCGCCTGAGGGCCTTCTGTCCATTTGGCAGTGCTGTGAGTGTGATGTAGATGCCAGGTTGATACTGTTCTACCCATTCGAGCTTCAAGGACTTTATTCCAAGTTGTTCAGTATCTACTTTTTCTGCACAGGATTTCTCTACTGATGCAGCATCTCCATTACGGTGTTTATCTCGGAGATACTTCAATGTGTTGGAAAAAAGCATTGGAGAATTGCATACACTATCCACTCTTCTGTCTTCCATTCGACATACTTCAGGAGGCTCACATGTAGTAACAACTTGAGAGGACGATATGGATGTGAATTTCTCCACACTAGCTTGATCTTTAAGATCCCTTTCAGCAGAGAGTTTCTCTGACATTGTTTTAAGCTGCAATAAAGAACACAAGATATCCTGTGAAACTCTTCTCAAGTAAGAAATAAATCCAGTGTTATGTAACATTGAAgtcaaaattaatattttaaattcAGCATTAAGCtggtaaaaaaattttcaccacTAGCAAATGATGTTCAAAATAATGGATGCGATGCAGGGAGAGTCTACTTCAAGATGAATTCAGATAAAATTACCCTTGATGTAAGAGCTTTTATAACTTCCTTTGCTGCTTTACTCTTGGCAGCTTCCTCCTTTGCAAGTGCCCACGCTTCCTCCAGTTTTCGTCGACATTCTTGAATTTCCTCATCTCTTGTTTGGCATAGCTTTTTAAGACTCTCAGACTTTCAAAAAATGAAGACAGTGGAAGTACAAGTGAGAACCTTTTTGTTTGCATGAAAGGCTAAgcattgaaaaattaattttcaaaataattcaCACACAAAATTGTCAGTGAAACAAAACTCCACTGAATTACTAACCTAGTGTAGAAGAGACACAACAGAATATGACGACGTGACGAAATTTGTTTCAATGGTTCACTAGTGAAGTAAGAGACTAGATCACACTTCCCAAAACCTAGTGTAGAAGAGACAATTTGAATATAACGACATcacaaatttcatttcaatggTTTACTAGTTCATCAAAGCAGCAAACTTGGGAGACTACAAAACTCTTACCACTTCAGCAATACTTTAGTACAAAAAGCATGAGGTATATGCTTTGAACATCTTTCATCAGTTTCAAAGTAGATGAAAGAAATATGCATCGCATAGCTAGATTTTTTTATGACACACCTTCACGTTCAAATTCGTGAGTTCCTCATTATGTCAAACAAGCTATGCAGAAAGGCTCTCTTGGTCATTAAGTTCCCTAGCTACATCCTTTCACAAGTCCTTAGCTTGACCCAAACAAAGTCTTACAAATCCTCCACAATTACCAAACCTCAGGGTTTCCACTTCCATGTTTAATACACTTGCATATAGCTAATTAAGCCAAAATCTTCTATTTAAGAGGAAGCTAGGACAAGGTGATCATCAAAAAGGTAATACTGTTTCTAAGCCACATAATAGGGAGACTTGTCCATTTTCACCACACATGCCTCCCCCGTCCTCACAACCCTTCCCTCCAGGCAACAAATTTCCTTCTAAGCTATGGTACTGATCAATTATTGTTGGACTGTTTAGTTTGTGTTGTGTGTGAATTtgtgagagtgagagagagggacACAGACAGACAGTTAATACCTCCACGAAATACTGTTAAAGGCAAGTATAAGCTGCAGAAATTTGATCTCAAAGAGAAGGGGCAAGAATATACTTGAATCCTTAGCTTCCGTATTTCTTCAAGAAGGAATTCATCTGATAGCAAAGTGTCCTTCTCTTGATTCATAGCAGCAAAAGATGCAGATTTCACAACCAAAGGAAGTGCTTGGAAGTTAGCTGGAGAAGAGGAAGCTAATTGAGTCCTCAAAGGTGAAAGGGAAGACAGATGGGGAATTCTTTGGTCTCCAGAGTTTATTCTAAAAGCTCGAGGGCAAGGAACCTGCCCCCACCTGTGCAATCCACCCAATGAAGATGAAGTGGAGTCCAAGGGCTGCTGTTTGTCCCCTTGAACTTTCTCTTCAGAGTAATTTGTTGTCAATTTCATTCTACTCCATGCACCACTTCCATCTCCTCTGTATTCTTTTTCATCAGACATAGCCTTCAGTGATGTTAATAATAATCTTGGGCTCTGAGAATCAAGCTTATACTGTCCATCAGAATCAGCTATTTTTTGCAACTTTTTAAAGCATGGATCACATACGCGAAATGACTTAACTTTGCTAGGTGCCAAAGATGCATTACTAGCTTTCTTGCTGCAGCATGCACGGCAGAACAAAAGCCCGCAATTGTAGCAGTTTTGCTTCTTCCTTGTAAATCCAAAAGCTGTCCCACATCCTTTGCAAGCTGATTGATCAGTTGTAGCAACAGATTTGTGCAAACAAATAGCAGCTGTAGAGCTTGATCCACAGGTAATATGTTCTACCTGCATGTCCCTGAGGGCTTCTACTAAAGTTGGAGAGTTTCTATCCCTTCTATCACCCAGTCCCAATTGTCCATTTGCACCTTTTCCCCATGTGAAAACGTTGCCCCTTGAGGTTAAGGCAGCAATGTGACTAGAACCTACAGAGATCTCTTTAACATACTCATCTTTTAGCTTCCCCTGTACAATTGTTATTGATTTATCCCTGGCATGAGGATTTCCCAGTTGCCCATGCTCTGCACTTCCCATTGCATATATCTTACCCATATTAGTCAGTCCAGCAGTCAACACTCTTCCACATGCAACTTGAACAAAATCGTGATCAACAAGCTCTGTGACACATGTTGGTAAAAGCTTCCTCTCTTGATCCGAATGACCAAGCTTTCCTTTATCCCCATCTCCCCAAGTAAATAACTTCCCTCCTTTACGCTTGATTTTAAAACAATCTGTCACAACTTCCACTATTGCAGCTGTGTGCCATGGACCACATGCAACAGATTTTACCCATAGCCCAACAAGTGACTCGACTTCTTTAGGGCGTGAAATGCTTTGGACATTTCCATGACCAAGTACTCCAAATGTTCCATCACCAAAAGTAAATAATTGCCCATTTGCAGATACAATAGCTGTATGCCATGCTCCACAAGCAACATTGGCTATCGAAACACCATCCTGCAACCCACAAAGTCTGTTTGGCAGCCAATGGCTTTGCTTTATATCTCCACCTGCTGAATCGGCACTACAACCACCATCACCCCACGTGTACAGCTCACCAGAATCTGCAAGAGCACAGGTCTGATATTCACCACATGTAACAGATTTTACAAAAACCCTGTTAAGGGAGTCAACAATTTTTGGACATTCAGAATCCATATCGAGTTTGTGACCAAGCCTTCCCCTCTTTCCTTCACCCCAACAGAAGACTTCTCCTTGTTTGGTGACTAAGGCAGCATGTTTCCCCCCTAAAGACACTGATTGCACATCAAGCATCATGGTAGAATCCAGCACTTTGGGTATTAATGCATCGCATTGCTCTTCACCGCCAGCAAAACATCCTCCTTCTACTCCTCCTCCCCAAATCAGAAGATCTCTTAAGACATCCATTCCTAATTGGGTAAAATTACGAGGGGGTCTCCCAAGCTGACTAAGGCTGTGAACGTGGGTTCTTGTATTGGCACAAACTGCTTCTTTCTTATTTAGATCATCAGGGCCAAGATATGGAGAACTTGTGTTAAAGTTATCCACGGAATTTTGGGTACTTGATAGACTTGACTCCGAATAAAAGCTATCAGAAGAACATGATAACCCATCCGAAAAACACCTCTCTGAAAATGATTGTGCAGGACTCCCATCTATGCTTTGAACCTTCACATCAGTAAAGCTAAATAAGTTCTCAATGACTTAGAATCTGATGAGCATAGGAAGACAAGGAGTAAACTAGAATCCGAAAAGAACCAGGCATCAACTAGATTCCTAGGAAGACAAGtaagaaaaccaaaaaattgGGAATGACTTTTCTCTGGGAAACACAAATGCCCGTGAACCTTTCAACAAAAACGAActaaaatttatcataatgTCCGCTATTAGCTTGATAGGATTCTTTGAGTTGAGTGCACATACTACTAGGTCAAAGTTGTTTggttatttgaaatgaaacatatATGATGTTTTTACAGATATGCATCTAAGCCAAGTTATCTGTAACATCAGTTATAAACAGCAGCAATAGTGGACAATCAACTGGGACTATCACTTGACTACACTTACCATCAAGATGCTGTTTGTTTCCAATTGAAGTATCACTCACACTTCATATTAGTATGAAATTATCTTTCAGACGTTAATCATTTTCTATTCTTACTGTCTTCAAGGTCTTAAATCCAATTATTCAATGTTGCTATTTGAAATTAATCCAAGTAAAACTTCTCCTCTTTTTGAGCCAAGTACAACTTCATAATTAGTACACCCTTTAATTTTATTCCAGCATGTTGCAACCTTATTCTGCTTAAGGAATGGCAAACAAAACAGATAcaccaaaacaagaaatgaAGACGTTCTGAGAAAATCCTAAAAAGAAGGTCTCTTCTTCGGATCAGCTTCTTGTTTTAATAACCAGGTAAAGAAAGGTAATAAGAACCTGAGATGATTTAGCTGTCTCTTCCGTGATTCCAAGAATTTGCTTCCTTCGCATGTAACTAGCTGGACTATTGACACAACTTTGAGCCCATCTTTGGTTTTTCAATGTGCCAAACAATCTACGATGGTGACTCCTGGATATTATAGATTTCAAGCCTAAAAACCAAGAATCAGCCTGTGCTTTGTCCTTGCAGATCTGCATGAAAGAGAGAGAATAAGCATACACATTAGTAAGGACAATATGATCGAGGAATGCAAAATTTATACAAATAAATCCACTACCAGATCAAGAGAGCGTTCACCATTCGCATAGATAAGTGAAAAACTTTGACTTTCTCTTTCTGGTTTCATTTGTTTCTGAAATTCAGCATTATAGATTAACAGGGCGTCTATATCacaaaatggaaaagaaatccCAAAAGAGACAGTTCATTCTACTCACAGTATTTTGACCGCGAATGATGTTTGTAACCGAGCTTAATTTCAATTGTTTTTCCATCTCACCAGAATACCAAATCAAAGATTTCTCATCCTGAAATCAAAACCATCCTTCAGGCTTACAAAAATATTGATTTTCAGGTCAAGAAAAATTAAACAGGGAGcaacaattaaaaaaagaaaaacacctGAAAGACTGGTCAACTTGATTGAGCTGTTATCAAGTCAATTCAATTAGGCTAAGAGGTAGGGTGCAACAAAACTTTTGGGCA
This sequence is a window from Coffea eugenioides isolate CCC68of chromosome 7, Ceug_1.0, whole genome shotgun sequence. Protein-coding genes within it:
- the LOC113778412 gene encoding PH, RCC1 and FYVE domains-containing protein 1, with amino-acid sequence MGEEHVALCPSDRAVEQAIVALKKGAHLLKYGRRGKPKFCPFRLSMDEKSLIWYSGEMEKQLKLSSVTNIIRGQNTKQMKPERESQSFSLIYANGERSLDLICKDKAQADSWFLGLKSIISRSHHRRLFGTLKNQRWAQSCVNSPASYMRRKQILGITEETAKSSQVQSIDGSPAQSFSERCFSDGLSCSSDSFYSESSLSSTQNSVDNFNTSSPYLGPDDLNKKEAVCANTRTHVHSLSQLGRPPRNFTQLGMDVLRDLLIWGGGVEGGCFAGGEEQCDALIPKVLDSTMMLDVQSVSLGGKHAALVTKQGEVFCWGEGKRGRLGHKLDMDSECPKIVDSLNRVFVKSVTCGEYQTCALADSGELYTWGDGGCSADSAGGDIKQSHWLPNRLCGLQDGVSIANVACGAWHTAIVSANGQLFTFGDGTFGVLGHGNVQSISRPKEVESLVGLWVKSVACGPWHTAAIVEVVTDCFKIKRKGGKLFTWGDGDKGKLGHSDQERKLLPTCVTELVDHDFVQVACGRVLTAGLTNMGKIYAMGSAEHGQLGNPHARDKSITIVQGKLKDEYVKEISVGSSHIAALTSRGNVFTWGKGANGQLGLGDRRDRNSPTLVEALRDMQVEHITCGSSSTAAICLHKSVATTDQSACKGCGTAFGFTRKKQNCYNCGLLFCRACCSKKASNASLAPSKVKSFRVCDPCFKKLQKIADSDGQYKLDSQSPRLLLTSLKAMSDEKEYRGDGSGAWSRMKLTTNYSEEKVQGDKQQPLDSTSSSLGGLHRWGQVPCPRAFRINSGDQRIPHLSSLSPLRTQLASSSPANFQALPLVVKSASFAAMNQEKDTLLSDEFLLEEIRKLRIQSESLKKLCQTRDEEIQECRRKLEEAWALAKEEAAKSKAAKEVIKALTSRLKTMSEKLSAERDLKDQASVEKFTSISSSQVVTTCEPPEVCRMEDRRVDSVCNSPMLFSNTLKYLRDKHRNGDAASVEKSCAEKVDTEQLGIKSLKLEWVEQYQPGIYITLTALPNGQKALRRVRFSRKKFTEREAERWWDENQLLVYQKFEIEEYTSSNQGMMVL